The Crocosphaera subtropica ATCC 51142 genome includes a window with the following:
- a CDS encoding ABC transporter ATP-binding protein/permease produces MKTTVRRWNLRWWRQFWEIAKPYWFSEEKWGAITLLFLLLLLSFLGAVLLILFSIFLGEVTSSLASGESGRFTQSIIIFIGIIVIGVPLLSAKSFIQGKLSLYWRRWLTFNVLDRYLKDQDYYQMTFYPELDNPDQRIAEDIKTFTQQSLNFLVIMFDSILQLLGFIGVLWAISQVLTSFLLIYAIGGTLVTVVVFGRILVGINFEQLKREANFRFSLVRVRENAEAIAFYQGQDQELQQIQQRFLAVFNNFNHLIRWQLNLNLFQNGYQYITFLLPGLLLAPRILSGDLEIGEFSKAATAFRSILIALTLIVTQFEQLSALGSGIQRIDSLFWFFKKSPDTSVNENSTIKTLESSDLSIEKLTLNTPDYQKTLIKNLSLSLQSVQSLLIMGDSGVGKSSLLRALGGLWRSGKGTIKRPQRQQLLFLPQRPYMPMGSLRTQLLYPNIDSQVKDEKLLNLLQRVNLPDLHHKFGGLDAVEDWTKVLSLGEQQRLAFARLFVIEPDYAILDEATSALDSNNEEQLYQQLQNTSITFISVGHRSSLLKYHQQVLKLEKKGTWEFFGSRDPLS; encoded by the coding sequence ATGAAAACTACTGTGAGACGATGGAATTTGCGATGGTGGCGACAATTTTGGGAAATTGCTAAACCTTATTGGTTTTCTGAGGAAAAATGGGGGGCAATTACTTTATTATTTTTGTTGTTGTTACTATCATTTTTAGGAGCAGTGTTATTAATTCTTTTTAGTATTTTTTTGGGAGAAGTAACGTCTTCTTTAGCCAGTGGTGAGTCGGGAAGATTTACTCAATCCATTATTATCTTTATCGGTATTATTGTTATCGGTGTTCCTCTTTTGTCTGCCAAAAGTTTTATCCAAGGGAAACTGAGTTTATACTGGCGACGTTGGTTAACCTTTAATGTTTTAGATCGTTATTTAAAGGATCAAGATTATTATCAAATGACTTTTTATCCCGAATTAGATAATCCCGATCAACGCATTGCTGAGGATATTAAAACGTTTACCCAACAGTCTCTGAATTTTTTAGTAATCATGTTTGATTCAATTCTTCAATTATTGGGGTTTATTGGAGTTTTGTGGGCTATTTCTCAGGTTTTGACGAGTTTTTTGCTAATTTATGCCATTGGAGGAACCCTTGTTACCGTGGTTGTTTTTGGGCGCATTTTAGTAGGGATTAATTTTGAACAACTCAAACGAGAAGCAAACTTTCGGTTTAGCTTAGTGCGAGTGAGAGAAAACGCCGAAGCCATTGCTTTTTATCAAGGACAAGACCAAGAGTTACAGCAAATCCAACAACGATTTTTAGCTGTTTTTAATAACTTTAATCATTTAATTCGTTGGCAGTTGAATTTAAACTTATTTCAAAATGGTTATCAATATATTACTTTTTTATTACCTGGGTTGCTTCTTGCACCACGAATTTTATCAGGAGACTTAGAAATTGGGGAATTTAGTAAAGCAGCAACAGCATTTAGAAGTATTTTAATCGCTTTAACCTTAATTGTGACTCAGTTTGAACAATTAAGTGCTTTAGGCTCAGGTATCCAACGGATAGATAGTTTATTCTGGTTTTTTAAAAAATCTCCTGACACATCTGTTAATGAAAATAGTACCATTAAAACCCTGGAATCATCGGATCTAAGCATCGAGAAATTAACGTTAAATACCCCTGACTATCAAAAGACATTAATTAAAAACTTGTCCCTCAGTTTGCAGTCTGTTCAAAGTTTATTAATTATGGGGGACAGTGGGGTAGGAAAAAGTTCCTTATTAAGAGCATTAGGAGGACTTTGGCGATCAGGAAAGGGAACGATCAAACGCCCTCAACGGCAACAATTATTATTTTTACCTCAACGTCCCTATATGCCAATGGGATCGTTGCGAACTCAATTGCTTTATCCTAACATTGATAGCCAGGTAAAAGATGAGAAACTTCTCAACCTTTTACAACGGGTAAACTTACCCGATCTTCACCATAAATTTGGGGGGTTAGATGCAGTAGAAGATTGGACAAAAGTGTTATCTCTCGGAGAACAACAACGTTTAGCCTTTGCCCGTTTATTTGTCATTGAACCCGATTATGCCATTTTAGATGAAGCCACCAGTGCCTTAGATAGTAACAATGAAGAACAGCTTTATCAACAGCTACAAAATACCTCAATTACTTTTATTAGTGTCGGTCATCGTTCGAGTCTATTAAAATACCATCAACAGGTTTTGAAACTAGAGAAAAAAGGCACATGGGAGTTTTTCGGATCACGTGATCCCCTCTCCTGA
- a CDS encoding type II toxin-antitoxin system HicB family antitoxin, with product MTQSFNVIIEKDSDGYLVASVPSLKGCHTQAKSYDELIERIQEAIELCLEMENEEFEPLEFIGVQRVTIKQ from the coding sequence ATGACTCAATCCTTTAATGTCATTATCGAAAAAGATTCGGACGGTTACTTAGTCGCATCTGTTCCCAGTTTAAAAGGATGTCATACACAAGCTAAAAGTTATGACGAGTTAATAGAACGTATTCAAGAAGCCATTGAACTTTGCTTAGAAATGGAAAACGAAGAATTTGAACCTTTAGAATTTATTGGGGTACAACGAGTAACTATTAAACAATGA
- a CDS encoding type II toxin-antitoxin system HicA family toxin yields MSNIPAVTGKKMISALKKAGFIVARVKGSHHFLIHSDGRRTVIPVHGKETIGKGLFAQILRDCELTVNEFIDLL; encoded by the coding sequence ATGAGTAATATTCCAGCAGTTACAGGCAAGAAAATGATTTCAGCCTTAAAAAAAGCAGGTTTTATTGTGGCTAGAGTTAAGGGAAGTCATCATTTTCTAATCCATTCCGATGGGAGAAGAACGGTTATTCCAGTTCATGGTAAAGAAACGATAGGGAAAGGCTTATTTGCTCAAATTTTACGAGATTGTGAGTTAACTGTTAATGAGTTTATCGATTTACTGTAG
- a CDS encoding ABC transporter ATP-binding protein/permease → MLNHQQSWRKRIQKLARQIIQQSYLVAFPYWFSEEKWGARGLFCLVLLLSFSSSIFLVLESLQRGEFISALVSGSYQRFFQAVLIFLGLIILGVPSLAFNQYVQNQLSLYWRRWLTHYFLSEYFTENKFYHLSLDERLDNPDQRISEDIKVFTQQSIYFFTTFLDSIVQLIGFTILLWSVSKALMFFLLAYAVLGTGFVIIAFGRVLTRINIEQLKREADFRFGLVRIRENAEAIAFYQGQNPEKKHIKQQFIEAFQNFNRLLRWQFNLNLFQNGYQYLTFILPFIVLAPRLFSGELEIGAVTQSQAAFERIGFSLSLVINQFDKLSVFAASVNRLATLEKWSISGQNRDYPSINIQESENLTLKNITLFTPNYQRTLIKDISLNISLGQSLLIIGDSGVGKSSLLRSMAGLWHCGTGAIALPRREEMLFLPQRPYLPVGSLRHQLFYPNSAKEISDQQLLKILNFVNLEGLINRVTSFEEVMNWTQILSPGEQQRLAFARLWLIKPKYVILDEATSALDEANEAFLYEQLTGLSITFVSVGHRATLFKYHHQVLELKGEKGWRLSPSR, encoded by the coding sequence ATGCTTAACCATCAGCAATCTTGGCGAAAACGAATACAAAAATTAGCTCGTCAAATAATTCAGCAAAGTTACTTAGTGGCTTTCCCTTACTGGTTTTCTGAGGAAAAATGGGGAGCTAGGGGACTATTCTGTTTAGTCTTATTGCTATCATTCAGTAGTAGTATCTTTTTAGTGTTAGAAAGTTTACAACGGGGCGAGTTTATTTCTGCCCTTGTATCGGGAAGTTATCAACGTTTTTTTCAAGCTGTTTTGATATTTTTAGGCTTAATTATCTTGGGAGTTCCCTCCTTGGCATTTAACCAATATGTTCAAAATCAGTTAAGTCTTTATTGGCGACGATGGCTAACCCATTATTTTTTATCTGAATATTTTACTGAGAATAAATTCTATCATTTAAGTTTAGATGAGAGACTAGATAATCCCGATCAGCGTATTAGTGAAGATATTAAAGTTTTTACACAACAATCTATCTATTTTTTTACCACTTTTTTAGATTCTATTGTACAACTTATTGGATTTACTATTCTTCTCTGGTCAGTTTCTAAAGCATTAATGTTTTTTTTGTTAGCTTATGCCGTTTTAGGAACGGGATTTGTTATCATTGCTTTTGGTCGTGTTTTAACTCGGATTAATATTGAACAATTAAAACGAGAAGCAGATTTTCGATTTGGGTTGGTTAGGATTCGAGAAAATGCTGAAGCTATTGCCTTTTATCAAGGACAAAATCCTGAGAAGAAACACATTAAACAGCAATTTATAGAAGCCTTTCAAAATTTTAATCGTTTATTGCGTTGGCAATTTAATCTTAATCTTTTTCAAAATGGCTATCAATATTTGACATTTATTCTTCCCTTTATAGTTTTGGCTCCCCGTCTCTTTTCAGGAGAACTAGAAATCGGGGCTGTAACCCAATCTCAAGCAGCTTTTGAACGTATTGGCTTTTCCTTAAGTCTAGTGATTAATCAGTTTGATAAATTAAGTGTTTTTGCAGCGAGTGTTAATCGCTTAGCGACCTTAGAAAAATGGTCAATTTCTGGTCAAAATAGGGATTATCCTAGTATTAATATCCAAGAAAGTGAGAACTTAACTCTAAAAAATATTACCCTATTTACCCCTAATTATCAAAGAACCCTGATCAAAGATATTTCTCTAAACATTTCCTTGGGTCAATCTTTATTAATTATTGGTGATAGTGGGGTCGGAAAAAGCTCTTTATTGCGCTCAATGGCAGGGTTATGGCATTGTGGAACCGGAGCGATCGCTCTACCGAGACGGGAAGAAATGCTATTTTTGCCCCAACGTCCCTATTTACCAGTGGGTTCCTTGCGTCATCAACTATTTTATCCGAATTCGGCTAAGGAAATAAGCGATCAACAGTTGCTAAAGATTCTTAACTTTGTTAATTTAGAAGGCTTAATCAATCGAGTTACGTCTTTTGAGGAAGTTATGAACTGGACCCAAATTCTTTCCCCAGGAGAACAACAACGCTTGGCCTTTGCTCGTTTATGGCTAATTAAACCAAAATATGTAATCTTAGATGAGGCAACCAGTGCGCTTGATGAAGCCAATGAAGCTTTTTTGTATGAACAACTGACAGGGTTATCCATAACCTTTGTTAGTGTCGGTCATCGTGCAACTTTATTTAAGTATCATCACCAAGTTTTAGAACTAAAAGGAGAAAAGGGGTGGCGGTTAAGTCCCTCTAGATAG
- a CDS encoding DUF3102 domain-containing protein, which translates to MNESKSFLEPITSFDYEALEREQGQTIQQLTQEIRDCLRRSAQDIWEIGQKLADVRDRLKYGQFDTWLKVEFGWSRRTAYNFISVYQTFGERANLAQVDIATSALYLLAAPSTPQKVREEFLQKAQAGQTITHKQLSEVIQKEKSQSKAESSPDNKEEKAVSIKPEIVNIIPKANPPVVSTSESETVSSESQASSSTVKTIETIQGGWHRLGEQHFLFCGDTASSAFATRIPYASLAIAITAEDWDHDWLVEKAKSVMIFPESDYKPGLIEQLITLFTQPGETVIFPWLPNPDMITIAHQLNRKIFAGDPNRQRCQLAIEQSNHF; encoded by the coding sequence ATGAATGAATCAAAAAGTTTTCTCGAACCAATAACAAGCTTTGATTATGAAGCTTTAGAGAGAGAACAAGGACAAACAATTCAACAGTTGACGCAAGAAATCAGAGATTGTTTGCGCCGTTCAGCCCAAGACATTTGGGAAATTGGACAAAAACTCGCTGATGTTCGCGATCGCCTCAAATACGGTCAATTTGACACCTGGTTAAAAGTTGAATTTGGTTGGAGCCGTCGCACCGCCTATAATTTTATCAGTGTTTATCAAACTTTTGGTGAACGTGCAAATCTTGCACAGGTAGATATTGCCACCTCGGCCCTCTATTTGTTGGCCGCCCCTTCTACACCGCAAAAAGTACGGGAAGAATTTTTACAAAAAGCCCAAGCAGGGCAAACCATTACCCACAAACAACTGTCTGAGGTAATTCAAAAAGAAAAATCCCAATCCAAGGCAGAGTCTTCCCCTGACAATAAGGAAGAAAAAGCAGTCTCTATTAAGCCTGAGATTGTGAACATTATCCCAAAAGCCAACCCCCCAGTTGTATCTACCAGCGAAAGCGAAACCGTTTCTTCTGAGTCACAGGCTTCTTCTTCAACCGTAAAAACCATCGAGACGATTCAAGGGGGATGGCATCGTCTAGGAGAACAGCATTTTCTCTTTTGTGGCGATACAGCCTCTTCGGCCTTTGCTACTCGTATTCCCTATGCTTCGTTGGCGATCGCCATTACTGCCGAAGACTGGGATCATGATTGGTTGGTAGAAAAAGCAAAATCTGTGATGATTTTCCCGGAATCTGACTACAAACCCGGTTTAATTGAACAATTAATCACTTTATTTACCCAACCAGGGGAAACCGTTATTTTTCCCTGGTTACCCAACCCCGACATGATCACCATTGCCCATCAATTAAACCGTAAAATTTTTGCAGGAGATCCCAACCGTCAACGGTGTCAGTTAGCCATAGAACAGAGTAACCACTTCTAA